A stretch of Magnetococcales bacterium DNA encodes these proteins:
- a CDS encoding methyltransferase domain-containing protein, translating to MIRSRRVAESFGAAATRYEDHAPVQAHAARRLAQHLATLSLPEAPRILEIGCGSGLLSRHLLRLFPTGHFLLTDLSFGMLQVARTHLDAPPGGRLSLAVMDGEALAVAGGFDLIVSGLTWQWFRDPMASFARAIALLNPGGWLVVSTLGAENFPEWRALCAAARLPHGMPDYPSCQDWEKRLAPEGKLEEEWFPMAYDSALAFLQSLRALGAHQPAAHHRPVPGGALRRVLRPQETGFLVRYRLLYIRIQS from the coding sequence ATGATCCGTTCCCGCAGGGTGGCGGAATCCTTCGGAGCGGCGGCCACCCGGTACGAAGACCACGCCCCGGTCCAGGCCCACGCCGCCCGACGACTGGCCCAACACCTCGCCACCCTGTCACTCCCGGAAGCTCCCCGGATTCTGGAGATCGGTTGCGGCTCCGGACTGTTAAGCCGCCATCTGCTCCGACTGTTCCCCACAGGCCATTTTCTGCTCACCGACCTCTCTTTCGGCATGCTCCAGGTGGCCCGCACCCATCTGGATGCTCCACCAGGGGGGCGACTCTCCTTGGCGGTCATGGACGGGGAAGCCCTGGCCGTGGCCGGCGGCTTCGACCTGATCGTCTCCGGATTGACTTGGCAATGGTTCAGGGATCCCATGGCCAGCTTCGCCCGCGCCATTGCCTTGCTGAATCCCGGCGGATGGCTGGTGGTCTCCACCCTGGGGGCGGAAAACTTCCCGGAGTGGCGCGCCCTCTGCGCCGCAGCCCGCCTGCCCCACGGCATGCCCGACTACCCGTCTTGCCAGGATTGGGAAAAAAGGCTTGCTCCGGAAGGAAAACTGGAAGAAGAATGGTTCCCCATGGCGTATGACTCGGCCCTGGCGTTTCTGCAAAGCCTGCGCGCCCTGGGGGCCCACCAGCCCGCCGCACACCATCGCCCGGTACCGGGAGGAGCCTTGCGACGGGTGTTGAGACCACAAGAAACCGGATTCCTGGTGCGTTACCGGTTGTTGTACATCCGGATTCAATCGTGA
- the miaA gene encoding tRNA (adenosine(37)-N6)-dimethylallyltransferase MiaA, producing MQTIPPDPIPPQSAPLYHETAPKIPVIFLMGPTASGKSRLAMTLATALGLEIVNADSVQIYRGLEIGSAKPTPEERRLVPHHLLDATDPDHPWSADRYREAAWETIRTLHQRGVTPLFVGGSGLYLRAVEQGLALTPPIDETWLTAIRAEAAQTGWPHLHQRLTTADPQAAAKITPGDAQRILRALSVFMATGTPLSTWQKQQPPPPPWRLLKLALIPPRTVLYPRIEARFDQMLQRGLLEEAQALLAQGYDPGLPAMKAVGYRQLFHHLTGAVPLTEAIDHAKRESRRYAKRQETWLKRESGVIVLSSEPPDAEALAHIRRFMAGG from the coding sequence ATGCAAACGATCCCACCCGATCCGATCCCGCCTCAAAGCGCTCCACTGTATCACGAAACCGCGCCAAAGATCCCCGTGATTTTTCTCATGGGGCCTACCGCCTCGGGAAAAAGCCGTCTGGCCATGACTCTGGCCACCGCCTTGGGTCTGGAGATCGTCAACGCCGACTCGGTGCAAATCTACCGGGGGCTGGAGATCGGCTCCGCCAAACCCACCCCGGAAGAACGACGACTCGTTCCCCATCATCTGCTGGACGCAACCGATCCGGATCACCCCTGGTCCGCGGACCGCTACCGGGAGGCGGCCTGGGAGACGATCCGCACCCTCCACCAGCGGGGGGTGACGCCGCTGTTCGTCGGCGGAAGCGGGCTGTATCTGCGGGCCGTGGAACAGGGACTGGCCCTGACCCCACCCATCGACGAAACCTGGCTGACCGCCATCCGCGCCGAAGCCGCGCAAACCGGCTGGCCCCATCTGCACCAGCGTCTGACGACCGCAGACCCACAAGCCGCCGCCAAAATCACCCCCGGCGACGCCCAACGCATCCTGCGGGCCTTGTCGGTGTTCATGGCCACCGGCACGCCCCTGAGTACCTGGCAAAAACAGCAACCCCCGCCGCCTCCCTGGCGCCTGCTCAAACTGGCCCTCATTCCCCCCCGGACGGTCCTTTATCCCCGCATCGAGGCCCGTTTCGACCAGATGCTGCAACGCGGTCTGCTGGAAGAGGCCCAGGCCCTCCTGGCCCAAGGCTACGATCCGGGATTGCCCGCCATGAAGGCCGTGGGCTATCGACAGTTGTTTCACCATCTGACCGGAGCCGTGCCCCTGACGGAGGCCATCGACCACGCCAAACGGGAAAGCCGCCGCTACGCCAAACGGCAGGAAACTTGGCTGAAACGAGAATCCGGGGTCATCGTCTTGTCGTCGGAGCCGCCGGACGCGGAAGCCCTGGCGCACATTCGCCGCTTCATGGCCGGGGGGTGA
- a CDS encoding SDR family NAD(P)-dependent oxidoreductase, with amino-acid sequence MSLENRIILVTGAGSGLGRAVACACATAGARVFLLGSRLKALKATDDLIRSAGGEAGIVPLNLESELQRVPEVAKALFERFGRLDALVNAAALVGPRTPLDLHCPADWESVFRVNVAAPFFLTREMMPLLKRSDSGVVIQVVCREGMEAAPFRGAYGASKAALWQMTRTWAAESPQGPVRMSAVDPGPMATALRAKVFPGEDPATLPTPESVTGIFVQLASGSFKGGHGELFQGGKD; translated from the coding sequence ATGTCACTGGAAAATCGCATTATTCTGGTCACAGGCGCCGGTTCCGGCCTGGGACGCGCCGTGGCTTGCGCCTGTGCGACTGCGGGAGCGCGGGTGTTTTTGCTGGGCAGTCGTTTGAAAGCGTTGAAGGCCACCGATGATCTCATCCGCAGCGCCGGCGGTGAGGCGGGCATCGTGCCTTTGAACCTGGAAAGCGAACTGCAACGGGTGCCGGAGGTGGCCAAGGCGTTGTTCGAGCGTTTCGGGCGTCTGGATGCGCTGGTCAACGCGGCGGCGCTGGTGGGACCGCGCACGCCGTTGGATCTGCATTGTCCGGCGGACTGGGAGTCGGTGTTCCGGGTGAACGTGGCGGCTCCTTTTTTTCTCACCCGGGAGATGATGCCGTTGCTGAAACGCAGCGACTCCGGGGTGGTGATCCAGGTAGTGTGCCGCGAGGGCATGGAAGCCGCTCCGTTTCGCGGTGCGTATGGCGCCTCCAAGGCGGCTTTGTGGCAGATGACCCGCACCTGGGCCGCGGAAAGCCCCCAAGGTCCGGTGCGCATGAGCGCGGTGGATCCCGGTCCCATGGCCACGGCCCTGCGGGCCAAGGTCTTTCCCGGAGAAGATCCCGCCACCCTGCCTACCCCGGAGAGCGTGACCGGAATCTTTGTGCAATTGGCCTCCGGGAGTTTCAAGGGTGGGCATGGGGAGTTGTTCCAGGGGGGAAAGGATTGA
- the hflX gene encoding GTPase HflX gives MRALLVQTIPQSETRDRAERLAEEIKRLALSAGLVPVATRFFPLPKVHSGSYLGKGNLETLATEVIEHEAELVVFNHPLTPVQQRNLEKGLAAKVSDRTGIILEIFSSRAQTREGRLQVELAALLYQQSRLVRSWTHLERQKGGVGLRGGPGETQIEVDRRLIRDRIRQLEKKLETVQRTRALQRRARQEVPFFSAALVGYTNAGKSTLFNRLTGAHVLAEDQLFATLDPTVRRIVLPNGDRIILSDTVGFIRDLPHQLVAAFRATLEETLEADLLVHVVDLSDPEWEEQESAVLETLRELEVGDKPMLTLYNKSDRLPEDSGLVSRLQGRDGVLILSSVTGAGIDALLDTLGRESRKNTRIFQLTIPSAEGALLARLCREGQILERRDDDASIHLTLALSPIAQGRLEGIVREFGVVM, from the coding sequence ATGCGCGCCTTGCTGGTGCAGACCATTCCCCAGTCCGAAACCCGTGATCGGGCGGAACGGCTCGCCGAAGAGATCAAACGACTGGCGCTGAGCGCGGGACTGGTTCCGGTGGCCACCCGTTTTTTTCCGCTGCCCAAGGTCCACTCCGGCAGTTATCTGGGCAAGGGCAACCTGGAGACCCTGGCCACCGAGGTGATCGAACACGAAGCCGAACTGGTGGTGTTCAATCATCCGCTGACCCCGGTGCAGCAACGCAATCTGGAAAAGGGACTGGCGGCCAAGGTATCGGACCGCACCGGCATCATTCTGGAAATTTTCTCCTCCCGCGCCCAGACCCGGGAAGGACGCTTGCAGGTGGAACTGGCGGCCTTGCTATATCAGCAATCCCGGCTGGTGCGCTCCTGGACCCATCTGGAACGTCAGAAAGGGGGCGTGGGACTGCGGGGCGGTCCCGGAGAAACCCAGATCGAGGTGGACCGTCGCCTGATCCGCGATCGGATCCGCCAATTGGAAAAAAAGCTCGAAACCGTGCAGCGCACCCGCGCCCTGCAACGCCGCGCCCGACAGGAGGTACCTTTTTTCAGCGCGGCGTTGGTGGGATATACCAACGCGGGCAAATCCACGCTCTTCAACCGCCTGACCGGCGCCCATGTGCTGGCGGAAGATCAACTGTTCGCCACCCTCGATCCCACGGTACGCCGGATCGTGCTGCCCAACGGCGACCGGATCATTCTGAGCGACACGGTGGGTTTCATTCGCGACCTGCCCCATCAACTGGTGGCCGCCTTCCGCGCCACCCTGGAAGAGACCCTGGAGGCGGATCTGCTGGTGCATGTGGTGGATCTTTCCGATCCGGAATGGGAAGAACAGGAGTCCGCCGTCCTGGAGACCCTGCGGGAACTGGAGGTGGGAGACAAACCGATGCTCACCTTGTACAACAAATCCGACCGGCTGCCGGAAGATTCGGGACTGGTCAGCCGTCTGCAAGGACGAGACGGGGTATTGATTCTGTCATCCGTGACCGGCGCCGGCATCGACGCTCTGTTGGACACCCTGGGCCGGGAGTCCCGCAAGAACACCCGGATTTTCCAACTGACCATCCCCTCTGCCGAAGGCGCCCTGCTCGCCCGCCTCTGCCGCGAAGGCCAGATCCTGGAACGCCGCGACGACGACGCATCCATCCATCTCACCC